actcggGCAGATTCGCcatcccccccccccaatcGCTACCGATTGATAACCCAATCAGCCCTGAATCCGACTCCACAGTCCTTATCCTAGACTCATATTAGCGCCTCCCCATTGCTGCTGATCAGCATCCACGCTTGCGAATTTGAGATTTTAAGCCCGCAGCTCGCCCGTTCTGGCTGTTCCACACGCCAGTGCCAGGTACTTTACTGTGACATTTCCCAACAGCCCGGACGTGAGTCAACTCACCTATGTCGAGTCTCTAATTCAACCTAGAGCAAGCCCATTGACGACTGCAGGGCATTCATCATTCTCAGTTGACATCGATAGTAGTCAGATCACCGCGCTGTGCCTCCATGGTTCAGTCGCGGCCTCCTTCTAGAAACTAACAATGTCCTTCGCAGGCATGGAAAACGACTTCCAGCTCTTCTCTCCTGTTCAATCCTCCGATAGGAAAAGCTCGCATACGGACGCCATTCCGCCCTCAACCGATGATTCGCAGGACTGGACGCAGTGGATGAGATGGGACGACCAGGTTTTTTCAGATCCCAAGGAAAATGCTCCTTTCGACGCTTCATTAACATCGCCAAACACTTCGCTTGGAGCCAACTTCTCCCAGCATGAGTTCTCCCCCGACATCGCACAAGGCCTGCCAAGTCTGCCCTTTGACGCCTCGGGCCGAGATCGGAGTGGTATGCTCCCAAGTGACGGCATCCAACAGCAGTCCCAGCCTTCCCTTACCGGTTCCCCCGACTCCCTTGGCACAACTCGTAAGCGAAAGACGAGCAGTGACGACGATGGATCGACAGTCAGCGGAGTCCCTCAGAATGGTGGAAAGAAGATGCCGACTAAGAAGCGGGCCCACAACGTCATTGAGAAGAGATACCGTGCGAACCTTAACGACAAGATTGCCGAATTGCGAGACAGCGTGCCAAGTCTACGGGCTTCCTCCAAGGGTACCAACGGAACCCTCCTTGACGACGAAGATGCAGACGGCGTCACACCAGCCAGCAAATTGAACAAGGCGTCCATCTTGTCGAAAGCAACAGAGTACATCAAGCATTTGGAGATTCGCAACAGACGACTCGAGGACGAGAACACCGCGTTAAAGAACCGACTACGCCAGGTAGACAAGGCAGCTGAACAAACCGTCACATCCGCCGCTTCGGTTTCGTCCCCAAGCAACTACACGGAGTCAGGGGCGAGCTCCTCGCCGAGTGTGTTCTCACATACTGAAGACGCACCTAGCGATCATTCTCCGAGTTCCTTGTATCCACCAGAAGGATTGCTCCAGGTACCTGACTCTTTCAAGAAGATGCAGGCTTCGTCAAAAGACAACGCCTGGTCGCAATCATACATCCAATATCCTTCCAATGGAAATAGGACAACGCAAACAGGTGGCGGCGGCCGTAGGCGGTCAAACTTCCCTAACAAGTACATGCTGGGTGCTCTTGCTGGATTGATGGTTCTGGAAGGCCTGGGCACTGAAGAGGACACCGAATCCAACGAAAAGGGACTGCTGGCGGTTCCCGTCCACCTGCTCAAATACTTACCTCAGATCAACTCGCCATCACTAGCATACTGGAATGCTGTGGTTCGAAGCTACTGGGCTTCATGGCATGCTAGGGCCATCATCCACTTCGGCATCTTGGCCTCTCTCGTCGTCGGAAGCGCATTCGTGGTGTTTGTTTACCTTTTCAATGCGGAACCTAAGCACTCCGACACCTCGTCGAAAGTACCGGTCTCATCCGGATCGTCCTTGTCCCCGTACAACTTCAGACGACAAGCCTGGTTAACGAGCATCCAGCAAGTTGGTGTCCCGCGTCATCGGTTCTTCCGGGAGTGGTATGTCGTAACATCGCGATGTACTGAATACGTTTTGCGATGCCTCATGGGATGGAAGCTCTACTCTCGAATCACGGGTATTACcgaggaagatgaaaagGGACGTGTGAAGACATGGGATATTGCAATCGATGCTCAATTGGCAGGTGGTGATGCCGAGATCAGCAAGAGTCGACTCGTCCTGACCATCTTTGCTGCTGGCACCCTGCCCCGCAGCCCCATGAGGATGATGCTGAAGGCACTGCACTGCCGCATTTTACTCTGGAGAGTTGGAGACCCTGGCTCCTGGAGCTTCTACATTTCGAACGATGTGGCGCGTGCACTTGCAAGATACCAGTGGGATTTGGCTCGACAGATGCATCGCGCGCTGCCAAAGGATCATCCGGATGCCCTTCCGAGTCATCTGGCTGCGCTCCTTACTATTGACAGCGAGGATGTCATGATCGACGGTATCGTACAGCGGGCGGCGAATCTTACGTGGAACCGCCCAACGCAGGAGGCAAGTGATGATCATGAAGCGCTTCTGGATATCGTGGAAGAGGATCCTGCTATTCAGTCTTCGCTGGACGCCCTTGCTGCTTGGTGGTCCTGCCACCTTTTGCAACGCGCCCTCTTGAAGTATTTCGAAGCTAGCTCTGGTGGGCCCGATTCGAAGCAGAGCCGCGACCTTTTCAAATCCAAGATCAATCTCGCTCTTAACGTGGCTCCTCAGCCTTCAGCTGCACACACGCGTGCCCTCGTCATGAAGGCCGTCTTCTTCGAACAGGATCGCGTTAAGAACATTGGCGCCGTTCTTGCTGCGTTGCCCAGTGACAACggaaagaacaagaagagcCACAATTTCAATTTCCTGGATTCGTCGCTCCCTGTTCCCGTTCGCGAGGAGATCTGTATTGCAGTCCGTTGTGCCATGATCGCCGCCATCTTTTCGGCTAGGACGACCGGCGACACTTCTCTTCCTGCTTCGTTCACGATGCAGAAGGCGATCAACTGGTTCAACCAGCTGCCTCTCGATCCGGTTGAGTTGACTCTTTTGGGATTTGCGTCTGTGTACCATCTGCTCCATGTTCTTGTGTCCGATACGGATTATCTCTCATCCTCGGACTCCTCGGCAAGCTCGTCCCCTGTACCTAATGCATCTGCTGCCTCATCTGCCGATGATGAAGCGGACGAAGAGGCACCGCAGCCTGTGCGCGATCGTGAACGTATGGCTCCTTCCACATCCTTCCCGAACCTTGGCCGTGTCGCTGCGGAGTTAATGTACTGGGCCCGCAACGCCTACAATCCCGCTTTCTACGGCTTCACGTCCGATCTCGTAGATATTGTTGAGAAGGAGTGCACGTCTCTATGTCAAAGCGCCGGTGTCGACATCGCAGATTACTCTCGACTCCGTGAGCACAAGCTCAAGACCAAGCGAcgcaagaacaagaagagaagaaagtcAGTCAAGTACTCGACTGAAGACGGTGTCGGCAATGAGAAGCAGGAGGCGC
This region of Aspergillus chevalieri M1 DNA, chromosome 4, nearly complete sequence genomic DNA includes:
- a CDS encoding basic helix-loop-helix domain-containing protein (COG:K;~EggNog:ENOG410QDD9;~InterPro:IPR011598,IPR036638,IPR019006;~PFAM:PF09427,PF00010;~TransMembrane:1 (i413-436o);~go_function: GO:0046983 - protein dimerization activity [Evidence IEA];~go_process: GO:0032933 - SREBP signaling pathway [Evidence IEA];~go_process: GO:0045944 - positive regulation of transcription by RNA polymerase II [Evidence IEA]), with amino-acid sequence MSFAGMENDFQLFSPVQSSDRKSSHTDAIPPSTDDSQDWTQWMRWDDQVFSDPKENAPFDASLTSPNTSLGANFSQHEFSPDIAQGLPSLPFDASGRDRSGMLPSDGIQQQSQPSLTGSPDSLGTTRKRKTSSDDDGSTVSGVPQNGGKKMPTKKRAHNVIEKRYRANLNDKIAELRDSVPSLRASSKGTNGTLLDDEDADGVTPASKLNKASILSKATEYIKHLEIRNRRLEDENTALKNRLRQVDKAAEQTVTSAASVSSPSNYTESGASSSPSVFSHTEDAPSDHSPSSLYPPEGLLQVPDSFKKMQASSKDNAWSQSYIQYPSNGNRTTQTGGGGRRRSNFPNKYMLGALAGLMVLEGLGTEEDTESNEKGLLAVPVHLLKYLPQINSPSLAYWNAVVRSYWASWHARAIIHFGILASLVVGSAFVVFVYLFNAEPKHSDTSSKVPVSSGSSLSPYNFRRQAWLTSIQQVGVPRHRFFREWYVVTSRCTEYVLRCLMGWKLYSRITGITEEDEKGRVKTWDIAIDAQLAGGDAEISKSRLVLTIFAAGTLPRSPMRMMLKALHCRILLWRVGDPGSWSFYISNDVARALARYQWDLARQMHRALPKDHPDALPSHLAALLTIDSEDVMIDGIVQRAANLTWNRPTQEASDDHEALLDIVEEDPAIQSSLDALAAWWSCHLLQRALLKYFEASSGGPDSKQSRDLFKSKINLALNVAPQPSAAHTRALVMKAVFFEQDRVKNIGAVLAALPSDNGKNKKSHNFNFLDSSLPVPVREEICIAVRCAMIAAIFSARTTGDTSLPASFTMQKAINWFNQLPLDPVELTLLGFASVYHLLHVLVSDTDYLSSSDSSASSSPVPNASAASSADDEADEEAPQPVRDRERMAPSTSFPNLGRVAAELMYWARNAYNPAFYGFTSDLVDIVEKECTSLCQSAGVDIADYSRLREHKLKTKRRKNKKRRKSVKYSTEDGVGNEKQEAPAAVPSRAEGSKPSSSDGTKGHDQKGLGKACAEAPILSAS